One stretch of Malus domestica chromosome 14, GDT2T_hap1 DNA includes these proteins:
- the LOC103427554 gene encoding F-box protein PP2-A15-like, producing MGASLSNLTEGTNGSGHGPGLGDIPESCVACVFMYLTPPEICNLARLNRAFRGAASSDSVWESKLPPNYHDLLDLVPPQRYQNRSKKDIFAMLSRPVPFDDGNKVVWIDTVTGRVCMSVSAKGMAITGIEDRRYWNWVPTEESRFQVVAYLQQIWWFEVDGVVKFPFPADIYTLSFRLHIGRFSKRLGRRVCNFEHTHGWDIKPVRFELSTSDGQQASYECCLDEIEHGDAYGNHKRGCWVEYKVGEFTVTDTDPVTEVKFSMKQIDCTHSKGGLCVDSVSIVPSDLKERKRRGVWK from the exons ATGGGGGCTTCGCTCTCGAACCTGACGGAGGGGACGAATGGGTCGGGTCATGGACCGGGTCTTGGCGACATACCCGAGAGCTGTGTGGCCTGCGTGTTCATGTACCTGACTCCTCCTGAGATTTGCAATCTTGCGAGGCTCAACAGGGCGTTTCGCGGTGCGGCGTCGTCTGATTCGGTTTGGGAATCCAAGTTGCCCCCAAATTACCATGATCTACTCGATTTGGTGCCTCCTCAGAGGTACCAAAACCGCTCGAAAAAGGACATCTTTGCTATGCTCTCCCGCCCTGTACCCTTCGACGATGGCAATAAG GTGGTATGGATAGACACTGTCACAGGAAGGGTTTGTATGTCGGTTTCTGCCAAAGGGATGGCGATAACTGGGATTGAAGATAGGCGATACTGGAACTGGGTTCCTACTGAAGAATCTAG GTTTCAGGTTGTGGCTTATTTACAGCAAATATGGTGGTTTGAAGTAGATGGGGTGGTGAAGTTTCCTTTTCCTGCTGATATCTACACTTTATCTTTCAGGCTTCACATTGGAAGATTCTCAAAAAGATTGGGACGACGTGTCTGCAACTTTGAGCACACCCACGGTTGGGATATAAAGCCCGTGCGATTTGAGTTGTCGACTTCAGATGGACAGCAAGCATCGTATGAATGCTGCTTGGATGAAATCGAACATGGGGATGCATATGGAAACCATAAGCGCGGATGCTGGGTTGAGTACAAAGTTGGTGAATTTACTGTCACTGATACCGATCCAGTAACAGAAGTCAAATTTTCCATGAAACAGATTGATTGCACACATTCAAAAGGTGGGCTATGCGTGGATTCTGTGTCTATCGTCCCCAGTGATTTGAAAGAGCGTAAAAGAAGAGGGGTCTGGAAGTAA
- the LOC103454718 gene encoding protein MIZU-KUSSEI 1, with protein MGEPKSPISQDHQTTATATTSSSSTVPPPPPLPRQQSSLLEPSYKKKSRTKVFRVFGSVFRSFPIITHACKMPSLPMGRLDSSRAISSGNRVSGTLFGYRKGRVSLSVQETPKCLPSLVVELAMQTNVLQKEMGTGMVRIALECEKRADKDKTRLIDEPGWTMYCNGKKTGYGMKREATEEDLNVMELLKAVTMGAGVLPGKFEVEGPDGEMAYMRALFERAVGSKDSETLYMLSPEGNNGPELSIFFVRI; from the coding sequence ATGGGGGAGCCGAAATCTCCAATATCACAAGATCATCAGACGACGGCAACAGCCACAACATCCTCGTCATCTACTGtcccgccaccaccaccactaccccGCCAGCAATCTTCCCTTCTCGAACCATCCTATAAAAAGAAAAGCAGAACCAAAGTCTTCCGCGTCTTTGGCTCTGTATTCCGATCCTTCCCCATCATCACCCACGCCTGCAAGATGCCATCGCTCCCCATGGGCAGGCTTGACTCTAGCAGGGCCATCTCCTCCGGCAACCGGGTGAGCGGCACACTGTTTGGGTACCGCAAGGGACGCGTGTCCCTTTCGGTACAAGAAACCCCTAAGTGTCTTCCGAGCCTGGTGGTGGAGCTGGCCATGCAGACAAATGTGCTACAGAAGGAGATGGGGACAGGGATGGTCAGAATCGCGTTGGAATGCGAGAAGAGGGCGGACAAGGACAAGACGAGGCTTATCGACGAGCCAGGGTGGACCATGTACTGCAATGGGAAGAAGACTGGGTATGGGATGAAGAGGGAGGCCACGGAGGAGGACTTGAATGTTATGGAACTTCTCAAGGCAGTGACTATGGGCGCAGGTGTGTTGCCCGGGAAGTTCGAGGTGGAGGGCCCGGATGGCGAAATGGCATACATGCGGGCCCTTTTCGAGCGTGCCGTTGGCTCGAAAGACTCGGAAACTTTGTACATGCTGAGCCCAGAAGGGAATAATGGGCCTGAGCTCAGTATTTTCTTTGTAAGGATATGA